A single region of the Thermotoga profunda AZM34c06 genome encodes:
- a CDS encoding DUF4895 domain-containing protein encodes MIGYGPSLVVEILQRYVTSLPTEIAVSELEKHKDKLDQYHRHVFLSTVYTQGGFCVFSAIDTEKRQIIGVSITDPFEKNLMIYNSTFEFEVLQKIYRELFNIKAEFFKSGITKLPLQYKILSVFGDDDFLQKEMLKEKIYGVENLSFCQKINQQYFEKLCRLNEKKIDFAMIYPLDEYIVCILTMPEYMNKDHASLLSEISRIYRKKYGAAYQGNVDKIKKLSSVLSAFVVSYEDFLKGFDVEKSCLELCEKIKKAYKYVIDLA; translated from the coding sequence ATGATTGGATATGGACCGAGTTTGGTCGTTGAAATACTACAAAGATACGTGACTTCTTTGCCAACTGAGATTGCTGTTTCCGAGCTCGAAAAACACAAAGATAAACTCGATCAATATCACAGGCATGTCTTTCTTTCCACGGTATATACCCAGGGTGGTTTTTGTGTTTTCTCGGCTATTGACACCGAAAAAAGGCAGATCATAGGTGTTTCTATCACTGATCCATTTGAAAAAAATTTGATGATATACAATTCAACTTTCGAATTTGAAGTTCTTCAAAAGATCTACCGTGAACTTTTCAACATAAAGGCAGAATTTTTCAAGAGTGGAATCACAAAATTACCCCTTCAATACAAAATCCTATCAGTTTTTGGTGATGATGATTTTCTACAAAAAGAGATGTTAAAAGAGAAAATCTATGGCGTGGAAAACCTGTCTTTTTGCCAAAAAATCAATCAACAATACTTTGAAAAACTCTGTAGACTGAATGAGAAAAAAATAGATTTTGCGATGATCTATCCTTTGGATGAGTACATTGTCTGTATTTTAACGATGCCCGAATATATGAACAAAGACCATGCTTCTTTACTTTCTGAAATTTCACGCATTTACAGAAAAAAATATGGAGCAGCATATCAAGGTAATGTGGACAAAATAAAAAAACTCTCATCGGTCTTGAGTGCCTTTGTCGTATCTTACGAAGACTTTCTAAAAGGTTTTGATGTTGAAAAGAGTTGTCTTGAATTGTGTGAAAAGATCAAAAAGGCTTACAAGTATGTCATTGATCTCGCTTAA
- a CDS encoding D-alanine--D-alanine ligase, translating into MKIAVLFGGISRERPISLKSGQNVLEALKKLGHEAYPIDVNGDFLSIAPKLKEFDLVFNALHGKFGEDGVVQAILDWLGIKYTGSKVLSSAICFDKVMTYRTLNGNVKYPEYILVKQPIRESPFGFPCVIKPRKEGSSIGVHICDNPEQLYQALLQEFSNYDEMIVQRYIPGRELTISILKLNGKPQVLPILELKPKRRFYDYIAKYTPNMTEFILPAPLSEQEHTEVTQSALKAFEVCECDGFARVDGILKDGIFYVLELNTIPGLTDLSDLPASAKAAGMSFEQLIDAIIRTVVE; encoded by the coding sequence ATGAAAATTGCCGTACTCTTTGGTGGAATATCTCGCGAAAGACCAATTTCTCTGAAAAGTGGTCAGAATGTCTTGGAAGCGCTGAAAAAACTCGGGCATGAAGCTTATCCCATCGATGTGAACGGTGATTTTCTTTCTATCGCACCTAAGTTGAAGGAATTCGACCTTGTTTTTAACGCGCTCCATGGTAAATTTGGTGAAGACGGTGTGGTTCAAGCCATTCTCGATTGGCTTGGTATAAAATACACGGGTTCGAAAGTGCTTTCAAGCGCGATATGTTTTGACAAGGTCATGACATACCGTACACTCAACGGAAATGTTAAATACCCCGAATACATCTTGGTTAAACAGCCTATTAGGGAATCGCCGTTTGGATTCCCCTGTGTCATCAAACCAAGAAAGGAAGGTTCGAGCATAGGTGTTCATATCTGTGACAATCCAGAACAACTCTATCAAGCGCTCTTACAAGAATTCTCAAACTACGATGAGATGATCGTACAAAGATATATACCAGGAAGAGAACTGACTATCTCCATATTGAAATTGAATGGAAAACCACAGGTTTTACCTATTCTTGAACTCAAACCTAAAAGGAGATTCTACGATTACATAGCAAAATACACCCCGAACATGACTGAATTCATCCTACCGGCACCGCTGTCAGAACAAGAACACACAGAAGTCACCCAATCTGCACTGAAGGCTTTCGAAGTCTGTGAATGCGATGGATTTGCAAGGGTTGATGGCATACTCAAAGATGGTATTTTCTATGTACTTGAGTTGAATACCATACCTGGTCTCACAGACTTGAGTGATCTACCAGCCTCTGCAAAAGCTGCGGGAATGAGTTTTGAACAGTTAATCGATGCTATAATTCGCACGGTGGTGGAATGA
- a CDS encoding DUF438 domain-containing protein, with protein sequence MSQGVGKQGKKELVKNIIKELHKGMTPQQAKEKFEKEVGSITSFEIAQIEQELINEGVSPDEIKRFCNVHALLFESILSESFKNPEYPVHPVNLFKQENQQIKKLLEKIREVSHKKDFGPLKELLSELRKIDAHYSAKEQLLFPYLEKHGFMGPSKVMWGKHNDIRAMMKDAIDMLGKISFDEYLEKYLNPLIEEIDGMIFKEENILFPSSLEMLSAEEWVQILKETKETGFAFIKLPATLDKLIEEFEANLSQDPKIEDGQIVFETGTLALNELESILNTLPVDITFVDKDNKVKYFSKSKDRIFLRTKSVIKRDVQNCHPPQSVDKVMQIIEWFKKGEKDFVDFWINFKGRFIYIRYFAVRDKKGNYLGTLEVTQDITQIKDLEGEKRLADQGDRS encoded by the coding sequence GTGAGTCAGGGTGTTGGCAAGCAAGGAAAAAAGGAACTGGTAAAAAACATCATAAAAGAGCTCCACAAAGGAATGACACCACAACAAGCAAAAGAGAAGTTTGAAAAAGAAGTAGGTTCGATAACCTCTTTTGAAATAGCTCAAATAGAACAAGAGTTGATCAACGAAGGTGTTTCTCCAGATGAGATAAAACGATTTTGTAATGTACATGCCTTACTCTTCGAGAGTATACTCTCTGAGAGTTTTAAAAACCCTGAGTATCCAGTTCATCCTGTAAATCTCTTCAAACAAGAAAACCAGCAGATCAAAAAGTTACTTGAAAAGATCAGGGAAGTATCACACAAAAAGGATTTTGGACCATTAAAAGAACTTCTAAGTGAACTCAGAAAGATCGATGCACACTATAGTGCTAAAGAACAACTACTCTTTCCCTATCTTGAAAAACATGGCTTCATGGGACCCTCAAAGGTCATGTGGGGAAAACACAATGATATCAGAGCCATGATGAAAGATGCTATCGACATGTTGGGTAAAATATCATTTGATGAATATTTGGAAAAATACCTAAACCCATTGATCGAGGAAATCGATGGCATGATCTTTAAAGAAGAAAATATACTCTTTCCTTCATCACTCGAGATGCTTTCAGCAGAAGAATGGGTACAGATCTTGAAAGAGACCAAAGAAACTGGTTTTGCCTTTATAAAACTTCCAGCCACACTGGATAAACTCATAGAAGAATTTGAAGCGAATCTATCACAAGATCCAAAAATTGAGGATGGACAGATCGTCTTTGAGACAGGAACATTGGCACTGAATGAATTGGAATCAATACTGAACACACTTCCTGTTGATATTACCTTTGTCGATAAAGACAACAAAGTCAAGTATTTTTCAAAATCAAAAGACAGAATCTTTCTGAGAACAAAGAGTGTCATAAAAAGAGATGTTCAAAATTGTCATCCACCGCAAAGTGTGGACAAGGTAATGCAGATAATCGAGTGGTTCAAGAAAGGCGAAAAGGATTTCGTGGATTTTTGGATTAACTTCAAGGGAAGATTTATTTACATAAGATACTTCGCGGTGAGGGATAAAAAAGGTAATTATCTTGGTACCCTTGAAGTAACACAAGATATCACTCAGATAAAGGATTTGGAAGGAGAGAAAAGACTTGCAGACCAAGGAGATAGATCTTGA
- a CDS encoding DUF1858 domain-containing protein codes for MQTKEIDLDKTIFELTDQYPELIEILAQMGFLGVKNPLIRNTLGRKTTLREGCKKQGKDLKQVVEELRKNGFTVKGV; via the coding sequence TTGCAGACCAAGGAGATAGATCTTGATAAAACGATTTTCGAACTCACAGATCAGTACCCAGAATTGATAGAAATTCTCGCACAGATGGGTTTTTTAGGTGTGAAAAACCCATTGATAAGAAATACACTTGGGCGAAAGACGACTCTAAGAGAAGGTTGTAAAAAACAAGGCAAAGATTTAAAACAAGTAGTTGAGGAGTTGAGAAAGAACGGTTTTACGGTGAAAGGAGTTTAG